In Bacteroidota bacterium, the genomic window ACGGTGTGCGGCCTCCGTCGCTGATGAGGTAGTAACCAAGCTCGCCGTTTCCGCCTTCTACGCTGTGGTACACTTCACCGGCGGGAACCTCCGTTTCGCCCATAATGATTTTGAAGTGATAGATGAGCGCTTCCATGTTGTTGTACACTTCGGCTTTCTCGGGCAACACAAACTCGGGCACATCGGCGCTGAACTTCTTGTCTTTGCGGTCGATGTTTTTGAGTGCCTGTTTAATGATGCTGAGACTCTCCCACATTTCCTGCTGGCGTACCATGAAGCGGTCATATACATCGCCCTGTGTACCAATCGGAATAGTGAAATCAAAATCCTGATAGGAAGAGTACGGATTCATTACCCGCACATCGTGGTCAATACCGGCGGCGCGCAGGTTGGGGCCGGTAAAGCTGTATTCCAGCGCCATTTTCTGCGATACAGGACCGGCATTGATCGTGCGGTCCATGAAAATGCGGTTGCGTTCAAGCAGATTGGAAAATTCAGTGAGGCCCTTCGGGAAATCGCGCACAAAATCATCAATCAGTTCCCAGACCTTATCCGAGAAGTTACGCTCAAAGCCGCCAATACGGCCAATGTTGGTAGTAAGGCGCGCTCCGCAAATTGCTTCGTAGATGTCGTAAATTTTTTCGCGCCACTGGAAGATGTAGAGAAAGCCGGTCATGGCTCCGGTATCCACGCCAATTACCGAATTGCAGATGATATGGTCGGCAATGCGGGCCAGCTCCATCACCACCACGCGCATATATTCTACACGCTTGGGGAGTTCGGCGCCGATGAGTTTTTCTACTGTCATGTGCCAGCCCATGTTGTTGATGGGTGATGAGCAGTAGTTGAGGCGGTCGGTGATAGGCGTAATCTGGTTGAAGGGGCGTCGTTCGGCGAGTTTTTCAAACGCGCGGTGAATGTAGCCAATGGTCGGTTCGGCGTCCACGATAATTTCACCGTCCATTTTCAGCACGTTTTGGAAAATGCCGTGCGTGGCGGGGTGTGTGGGCCCGAGGTTAAGGGTGGTGTACACCTTTTCTTCGGGTTCTGCGAGTTTGCCGATGTCGTGATTGCTCATGCTGTTTTCAGCTTTATACGTTTAAGCGGCTCAGCGGCCGAACATGGTGTCGTCTTTGTCTTCGCGTGTAGGGTCTTCGAGCTGGAATTCCTTGCGCAGCGGGAAGAAGGTAATGTCTTCCATGTTGAGGATGCGCTTGAGGTTGGGATGACCTTTAAAGCTGATGCCGAAGAAATCGTAAGCCTCGCGTTCCATCCAGTTGGCGGCTGGCCAAAGGGTGGTCATGGTGGGCATTACGGCGTCCTGCTCAGGGAAATGCACCAGTATGCGGATGCGTGTATTGGCCGGCCAGTTGTGCAGCTGGTACATCATGCCCATTTCACGGCCGTGGTGGTCGGGGAAATGCAGGCCGCAGGCGGTGGTGAGGAAGTGGAAGTTGAGTTGCTCGTCTTCCTTAAGGAACTTCAGCACGTCGTAAATGGCCTCGCGTTTAATTTCGAACACGGGGAAATCATAGTCGATGCGCGAACCCAGCACAGCCTCGCCGAATTTTCCGGTAAGGCGTGTCAGCACGGTGTCGTGCAGGGGCTGTGCTTGCTGGTTGAGTGCTTGAACGTGTTGTGCAGTATTCATTTTGGCGTTTGGCAATGCCCGGCTGCACCCAACGGCGCAACCGATGTGGCCGTTTTATTCTATTCCGTATGAATTAAGCAGGGCTTTGTACTCGGCCGAATCGCGGCGGCGGAACGACTCGTTCTCTACCAGTTCCTGAATTTTCAGCACACCGTCGAGAATCTGTTCCGGACGCGGCGGGCAGCCGGGCACATATACATCTACCGGAATAATGCGGTCGATGCCCTGAAGTACGCTGTAGGTGTCGAAAATACCACCGCTCGATGCGCAGGCACCCACCGAAAGGACCCAGCGCGGCTCGGCCATTTGTTCGTACACCTGCTTGAGTACCGGCCCCATTTTTTTCGAAATGGTACCCATTACCATCAGCAGGTCGGCCTGGCGCGGCGAAAAACTCAACCGCTCCGAGCCAAAGCGGCCCAGGTCGTAGTGCGAGGCCATGGTGGCCATAA contains:
- a CDS encoding NADH-quinone oxidoreductase subunit D gives rise to the protein MSNHDIGKLAEPEEKVYTTLNLGPTHPATHGIFQNVLKMDGEIIVDAEPTIGYIHRAFEKLAERRPFNQITPITDRLNYCSSPINNMGWHMTVEKLIGAELPKRVEYMRVVVMELARIADHIICNSVIGVDTGAMTGFLYIFQWREKIYDIYEAICGARLTTNIGRIGGFERNFSDKVWELIDDFVRDFPKGLTEFSNLLERNRIFMDRTINAGPVSQKMALEYSFTGPNLRAAGIDHDVRVMNPYSSYQDFDFTIPIGTQGDVYDRFMVRQQEMWESLSIIKQALKNIDRKDKKFSADVPEFVLPEKAEVYNNMEALIYHFKIIMGETEVPAGEVYHSVEGGNGELGYYLISDGGRTPYRLHMRRPCFIYYQAYPEIIKGSMLSDAILTMSSMNVIAGELDA
- a CDS encoding NADH-quinone oxidoreductase subunit C, which produces MNTAQHVQALNQQAQPLHDTVLTRLTGKFGEAVLGSRIDYDFPVFEIKREAIYDVLKFLKEDEQLNFHFLTTACGLHFPDHHGREMGMMYQLHNWPANTRIRILVHFPEQDAVMPTMTTLWPAANWMEREAYDFFGISFKGHPNLKRILNMEDITFFPLRKEFQLEDPTREDKDDTMFGR
- a CDS encoding NADH-quinone oxidoreductase subunit B, coding for MAKAPEGMEGPGFFVTSLEKVVGMARKNSLWPLPFATSCCGIEFMATMASHYDLGRFGSERLSFSPRQADLLMVMGTISKKMGPVLKQVYEQMAEPRWVLSVGACASSGGIFDTYSVLQGIDRIIPVDVYVPGCPPRPEQILDGVLKIQELVENESFRRRDSAEYKALLNSYGIE